One Cucurbita pepo subsp. pepo cultivar mu-cu-16 chromosome LG11, ASM280686v2, whole genome shotgun sequence DNA window includes the following coding sequences:
- the LOC111805938 gene encoding uncharacterized protein LOC111805938 has protein sequence MPQDKLRSRIYNSFLTCNDPKGIVDKNTVRRRKVASSKMEKPIKSRTARKNFYEFSDCKLRRQQTTIKEVGDEFSSSSSSQLMEVSRGTQKLNRTIDRWSNETKCDGQSDQIARDLFEGALDLQQSLVILGKLQEASRYMTQEKKNERIERRTTGRNEFQKPQLSADCSYGDGAEELKKMIRDRLARQLVFPNTTNKAERISFPESSMENSSSDLASTSSSQSSMVYNTAPNPAKNVNTKNLIAKLMGLEPQSKQMHENPHKQFLDEKISDRQRPKFSMEMAETKKLKSNLDTQQFKGILKHLTKEASDHFNNSSYSHSGEELIHTAPPIVLLQPMRVAQVESEERQAHVFEEDAALNKKKFMKLKMKEKYHQQKNDNKVKALRSKKVLGSIGAEETAISRIYHRKEAENTKEDNWQPKECVDVTKPKKRIPYIPFNQNLQRKEETDTRILESQKEIVERKNPLSQAKSVPKFQEQMQGSLSKHQWKPNVIGEPIPQDSTPTSDTAPERSPLSTNQAIAEKVINEVSIEKPGAMKFGGKSDVKKPDRTYSPASSLNMKEKAGSSRHQTCDYCSESQSSLSHSCRTPESFKYIEHELSVIKPVTISKVPISINLPPSSHTNELLHLNANGNSRVWNSPEKSPPNAYDGMESLRNYRKINQATNGVFGLSWRWPIRESMKEADEVVEDLEKRILVGLIQEAFA, from the exons ATGCCTCAGGACAAGCTAAGATCAAGAATTTACAACTCGTTTCTAACTTGTAATGATCCAAAAGGCATAGTTGATAAGAACACTGTCAGGAGAAGGAAAGTTGCTTCATCAAAAATGGAGAAGCCGATCAAAAGTCGGACAGCTAGGAAGAACTTTTACGAATTTTCGGACTGTAAGTTACGAAGACAGCAAACAACCATCAAAGAAGTAGGAGATGAGTTCAGTAGTTCATCCTCATCTCAACTCATGGAAGTGTCGAGAGGAACTCAGAAGCTGAATCGGACAATTGATCGGTGGTCTAACGAGACGAAATGTGATGGACAGTCTGACCAAATTGCAAGAGATTTATTTGAAGGAGCTCTTGATTTGCAGCAGTCCTTGGTTATTCTAGGGAAACTGCAGGAAGCTTCAAGGTATATGACTcaggagaagaaaaatgaacggatagaaagaagaacaacTGGCCGGAACGAATTTCAAAAACCCCAGCTTTCGGCTGATTGTTCTTATGGAGATGGAGCTGAGGAACTGAAGAAGATGATCCGAGATCGCCTTGCAAGACAACTCGTGTTTCCAAATACAACAAACAAGGCTGAAAGAATCAGTTTTCCTGAAAGTAGTATGGAAAACTCATCTTCAGATCTTGCATCCACAAGCTCTAGCCAATCTTCAATGGTGTACAACACTGCTCCAAACCCAGCAAAGAACGTTAATACCAAAAATTTGATTGCAAAGCTAATGGGTCTAGAACCTCAATCAAAGCAAATGCATGAAAATCCACACAAACAGTTTCTTGATGAGAAAATTTCAGATCGCCAGAGGCCTAAGTTTAGCATGGAGATGGCTGAGACAAAGAAACTGAAGTCAAATCTTGACACCCAACAATTCAAAGGCATTCTTAAGCATCTTACAAAGGAAGCGAGTGACCATTTCAATAATTCAAGCTACAGCCATTCAGGAGAAGAGTTA ATCCATACTGCTCCACCAATTGTACTTCTACAACCTATGCGTGTTGCACAGGTTGAATCGGAGGAACGCCAAGCACACGTATTCGAGGAAGATGCAGCattgaacaagaaaaagttCATGAAActgaagatgaaagaaaagtaTCATCAGCAAAAGAATGACAATAAAGTAAAAGCTTTACGTTCCAAAAAAGTGCTTGGGTCAATAGGGGCAGAAGAGACTGCAATCTCAAGGATTTATCACAGAAAAGAAGCTGAAAACacaaaagaagataattggcAACCAAAAGAGTGTGTGGATGTTAC CAAGCCCAAAAAAAGGATTCCATATATTCCATTCAATCAAAATCTccagaggaaagaagaaactgATACG AGAATTCTAGAATCACAGAAAGAGAttgtagagagaaaaaatccACTTTCACAAGCTAAGAGTGTgccaaaatttcaagaacaaatGCAGGGATCCCTTAGCAAACATCAATGGAAACCAAATGTCATAGGGGAACCTATCCCTCAGGACTCTACTCCTACATCGGACACTGCCCCCGAGCGCAGCCCATTGAGCACGAATCAAGCAATTGCAGAAAAGGTCATCAATGAGGTTTCAATAGAGAAACCAGGG GCCATGAAATTTGGAGGCAAAAGCGACGTTAAGAAGCCCGATCGAACATATTCTCCAGCCTCTTCGTTAAATATGAAGGAAAAAGCTGGAAGCTCCAGACATCAAACATGTG ACTACTGCAGCGAAAGCCAGAGTTCTCTCAGTCACTCATGCCGCACACCAGAAAGCTTTAAGTACATAGAACATGAATTGTCAGTTATCAAACCTGTAACTATCTCGAAAGTTCCGATTTCGATCAATCTGCCGCCTTCCAGTCACACAAATGAACTCCTCCATCTGAATGCGAATG GAAATTCGAGAGTATGGAACTCACCGGAGAAATCGCCGCCGAATGCCTATGACGGCATGGAATCTTTGAGAAATTacagaaaaattaatcaagcAACAAATGGAGTTTTTGGTTTAAGCTGGCGATGGCCGATCCGAGAATCGATGAAGGAAGCAGATGAAGTTGTGGAAGATCTGGAGAAGAGAATTTTAGTTGGATTGATTCAGGAGGCCTTCGCCTGA
- the LOC111806184 gene encoding rho guanine nucleotide exchange factor 8-like encodes MVRALVQQSVQQSRSFQFKRTVELPGRKTHSLILESGQEGHGSRDSSESQRIGWSLSDNKGPVSCFDGHGIRARGLRCQPTSDLELMIAKFAKLLLGEDMSGGGKGVSSALALSNSITNLAASTFGEQKLESLSSEKKTRWRREIEWFLSVTDHIVEFVPSKQRTKAGIDMEIMVTLQRNDLLMNIPALRKLDAMLIGYLDQFGKLDEFWYVSRDDESITDYTHRDGDKWWLPAVKVPPNGLSEVTRKWLLFQKESVNQILKAAMAINAQVLTEMEVPESYIESLPKNGKTSLGDAIYRSITDDYFNPEEFLKSMDLSTEYKVIDLKNRIEASIVIWTRKMHQKDGKSTWGSAVSFEKREIFEERVESILFLIKQRFPGISQSALDVSKIQHNKDVGQAILESYSRVIESLAFNIMSRIEDVLYADTVARELLIEQSFENVSVDTEKQLSPNGSPPSKTLSDFMGWDDDNDKLNTESLSTKESCCKEDVTLMSKAADVVKPKKLSYLEKLENLSALRSPTARH; translated from the exons ATGGTTAGAGCTCTGGTTCAGCAAAGCGTTCAGCAATCAAGATCATTCCAATTCAAGAGAACCGTGGAGCTTCCTGGAAGAAAAACCCATAGTTTGATTTTAGAGAGTGGACAAGAGGGTCATGGTTCAAGAGATTCTTCAGAATCCCAAAGAATTGGATGGTCATTGAGTGACAATAAAGGCCCGGTTTCGTGTTTCGACggacatggtatcagagcaagagGTCTACGATGTCAACCTACCTCTG ATTTGGAATTGATGATAGCAAAGTTTGCTAAATTGCTTTTGGGTGAGGATATGTCTGGAGGTGGAAAGGGTGTTTCTTCTGCCCTGGCTTTGTCTAATTCTATAACAAACCTAGCAg CATCTACTTTTGGGGAGCAGAAGCTCGAGTCGTTATCTTCGGAGAAGAAAACGAGATGGAGAAGAGAAATAGAATGGTTTTTATCTGTAACCGATCACATTGTTGAATTTGTCCCTTCAAAACAAAGGACAAAAGCTGGAATAGACATGGAG ATCATGGTGACTTTACAAAGGAATGATTTGCTCATGAACATTCCAGCACTTAGAAAACTAGATGCCATGTTAATT GGTTACCTGGATCAATTTGGTAAACTAGATGAATTTTGGTATGTATCAAGAGATGATGAATCTATTACAGATTATACACACAGGGATGGAGACAAATGGTGGCTACCAGCAGTTAAGGTACCTCCGAACGGGCTATCCGAAGTTACTCGGAAATGGCTGCTGTTTCAGAAGGAATCTGTGAACCAAATTCTAAAAGCAGCCATGGCCATAAATGCTCAGGTCTTGACAGAAATGGAAGTACCAGAAAGCTACATTGAGTCTCTCCCAAAG AATGGGAAAACAAGCTTGGGAGATGCAATCTACAGGAGCATAACAGATGATTATTTTAATCCAGAGGAATTCCTAAAATCAATGGACTTGTCAACAGAATACAAAGTGATTGATCTTAAGAACAGGATTGAGGCCTCAATTGTGATATGGACGAGGAAGATGCATCAAAAGGATGGAAAGTCCACATGGGGTTCAGCAGTGAGCTTTgagaaaagagagatttttgaagaGAGAGTTGAAAGCATCTTGTTcttaattaaacaaagattTCCAGGGATTTCTCAATCTGCTCTTGATGTATCCAAAATCCAACATAACAAG GATGTAGGACAAGCAATCCTAGAAAGCTATTCAAGGGTGATAGAAAGCTTGGCTTTTAATATCATGTCCAGGATTGAGGATGTACTTTATGCAGACACTGTTGCTCGAGAATTGTTGATCGAGCAGTCGTTTGAGAATGTTTCTGTGGATACAGAGAAGCAGCTGAGTCCCAATGGCTCCCCACCTTCAAAGACACTCTCAGATTTCATGGGTTGGGACGATGACAATGATAAACTTAATACAGAATCATTGTCCACTAAGGAGAGTTGCTGTAAAGAAGACGTGACCCTTATGAGCAAAGCTGCTGATGTtgtaaaaccaaaaaaattgtCTTACTTAGAGAAGCTTGAGAATTTAAGTGCTTTAAGAAGTCCAACAGCTCGCCATTAA
- the LOC111806185 gene encoding uncharacterized protein LOC111806185 has product MASLRAVSRLSSRLQSLAPKLNKRSPSSELSPFKSSCQSQPSAASTSRVSCTSRLPLELSSQGSLMPLHSAIAAARLISSLSIESQGWGLVPQGISMPL; this is encoded by the exons ATGGCGTCCTTAAGGGCAGTCTCTCGGCTATCATCTCGCCTGCAATCTCTCGCTCCAAAGCTCAACAAAAGGTCTCCATCTTCTGAGCTCTCTCCATTCAAATCGTCTTGTCAATCTCAGCCCTCTGCAGCTTCTACATCGCGTGTTTCTTGCACTTCGCG GTTACCATTGGAGTTGAGTAGTCAGGGGTCACTGATGCCATTGCACAGCGCTATAGCTGCAGCTAGATTGATTTCGAGTCTGAGCATTGAATCTCAAGGATGGGGGTTGGTTCCTCAGG GTATTTCAATGCCTTTATGA
- the LOC111805343 gene encoding peroxisomal fatty acid beta-oxidation multifunctional protein AIM1-like, translating into MAEPSITMEVGNDGVAVITMSNPPVNALARSMFPALKLKFDEAMRRNDVKAVVLTGKGGKFSGGFDINVFEKIHKTGDVSLLPDVSVDIAVNTMEDAKKPIVAAIEGLALGGGLEMALASHARIAVPKVQLGLPELTLGVIPGFGGTQRLPRLVGLSKAIEMMLLSKTITSEEGKKLGLIDDVVSPNELMKVARKWALDIADRRKPWIRTLHRTDKIGSLAEARVALKSARELAKKIAPNTPQHLACIDVIEEGIIHGGYSGVLKEEKVFKELVATDTAKGLVHVFFSQRLISKVPNVTDRGLKPRQVKKVAVIGGGLMGSGIATALILSNIHVVLKEINAEYLQKGIKNIEANLRGLVVKGKLAEDKADKAFRILKGSLDYSDFKDVDMVIEAVVENVPLKQKIFSEIEEVCPPHCILASNTSTIDLNLIGEKTRSSDRIIGAHFFSPAHIMPLLEIVRTEKTSPQVILDLMNVGKIIKKVPVVVGNRTGFAVNRAFFPYAQAAHFLISLGVDPFRIDRVITKFGLPLGPLQLQDLSGYGVATAVWKEFSAAFAGRVFFSPLIDLMRKNGRDGKNNGRGYYIYEKGSKPKPDPSILPIVEESRRITNIMPSGKPIPVSDQQILEMVLFPVVNEGCRVVEEGIVVRPSDLDVATVLGMSFPSYRGGLLFWADLVGPKHVYASLKKWSEQYGDFFKPSKYLEERAAKGIPLSEAVSENAASRSRL; encoded by the exons ATGGCGGAACCTTCAATCACCATGGAGGTCGGAAATGATGGCGTTGCTGTGATCACCATGTCTAATCCTCCTGTAAACGCTCTAGCAAGATCCA TGTTTCCTGCCTTGaagttgaaatttgatgaggCGATGAGGAGAAATGATGTGAAGGCTGTCGTTTTGACTG GCAAAGGAGGAAAGTTCTCTGGTGGGTTTGACATCAACGTTTTTGAAAAGATTCACAAGACTG GGGACGTGTCCCTCCTGCCTGATGTCTCTGTTGATATTGCAGTCAACACAATGGAAG ATGCCAAGAAGCCAATTGTTGCTGCCATCGAAGGACTTGCTTTGGGGGGAGGGTTAGAAATGGCTTTG GCAAGCCATGCGCGAATTGCTGTTCCTAAAGTTCAACTTGGTTTACCAGAGTTGACTCTTGGAGTAATTCCAGGATTTGGag GCACTCAACGACTTCCCAGACTTGTAGGCCTATCAAAAGCTATTGAAATGATGCTG TTATCTAAAACAATCACATCCGAAGAAGGAAAGAAGCTAGGTCTTATAGATGATGTTGTCAGTCCAAATGAGTTGATGAAAGTAGCTAGAAAGTGGGCTTTAGATATAGCTGATAGACGCAAACCATGGATCCGTACTCTTCATAGGACAGACAAAATTGGGTCCCTGGCTGAAGCTCGCGTGGCACTAAAATCTGCTAGAGAGCTGGCAAAAAAGATTGCACCAAACACACCACAGCACCTTGCGTGCATTGATGTTATTGAAGAGGGAATAATTCATGGAGGATATAGTGGAGTTCTAAAG GAGGAAAAAGTATTCAAGGAACTTGTAGCGACGGACACTGCCAAAGGTCTCGTTCATGTCTTTTTTTCCCAGCGCTTAATATCAAAG GTACCAAATGTTACCGACCGTGGGCTTAAACCAAGACAAGTGAAGAAAGTTGCTGTTATCGGGGGTGGTTTAATGGGTTCCGGGATAGCAACAGCTCTTATTTTAAGCAACATCCATGTTGTTCTTAAGGAAATCAATGCTGAATATCTTCAAAagggaataaaaaatattgaag CAAATCTTCGAGGCTTAGTAGTGAAAGGCAAGCTGGCAGAAGATAAGGCAGATAAAGCCTTTCGGATTCTTAAAGGTTCATTGGATTATTCAGACTTCAAAGATGTGGATATGGTGATTGAG GCGGTTGTTGAGAATGTTCCCCTTAAACAAAAGATATTTAGTGAAATTGAGGAAGTGTGCCCTCCTCACTGTATATTGGCATCCAATACCTCAACCATCGACCTCAATCTAATCGGAGAAAAAACCAGATCCTCAGATCGAATAATTGGAGCACATTTTTTCAG CCCTGCTCACATTATGCCTCTCCTCGAAATTGTACGGACAGAAAAGACTTCCCCACAAGTGATTCTTGATCTTATGAATGTTGGAAAAATCATAAAGAAGGTTCCTGTTGTTGTGGGCAACCGCACTGGATTTGCAGTCAACCGCGCATTTTTCCCATATGCTCAGGCTGCACATTTTCTGATTAGTTTAGGTGTTGACCCGTTCAGAATTGACCGGGTGATCACCAAATTTGGTCTTCCCTTGGGCCCTTTGCA GCTTCAGGATTTAAGCGGATATGGAGTGGCAACTGCAGTATGGAAAGAATTTTCAGCCGCATTTGCGGGTCGAGTTTTCTTCTCACCTTTGATTGACCTGATGAGGAAAAATGGACGCGACG GTAAAAACAATGGTCGGGGTTACTATATTTATGAGAAAGGAAGCAAACCAAAGCCTGATCCTTCAATTTTACCAATTGTGGAGGAGTCTAGGCGCATTACCAACATTATGCCGAGTGGAAAG CCTATACCCGTTTCTGATCAGCAAATTTTGGAAATGGTACTCTTTCCTGTGGTCAATGAGGGATGTCGAGTGGTAGAAGAAGGAATCGTCGTTAGGCCGTCCGACCTTGATGTTGCGACTGTTCTTGGAATGAGCTTTCCTTCCTACCG CGGTGGTCTCCTGTTTTGGGCGGATTTGGTGGGTCCTAAACATGTATATGCAAGTCTCAAGAAATGGTCAGAACAATATGGCGATTTCTTCAAGCCCTCTAAGTATCTAGAAGAAAGAGCAGCCAAAGGCATACCTTTG AGCGAAGCCGTTTCAGAAAATGCAGCGTCGAGATCCCGACTCTGA